A stretch of DNA from Glycine max cultivar Williams 82 chromosome 18, Glycine_max_v4.0, whole genome shotgun sequence:
caaatggaGGAATGCAAATCTGTAGCACaccaatgaatcaaaaggagaagttCAGAAAGGAAGAAGGTGTTGATAACATTGATGAAGGATATTATGGGAGCTTGATTGGATGTCTAATGTATCTCACTTCAACAAGGTCAAACATTCTATTTCTCAAAAGAACAAAACTGgaatttttgttgacaatcaagtagccattgctattgcaaacaatcccgtgtgtcatgggaagactaaacatttcaacatcaaggtttattatttgataaagatgCAACAAAGTGAGAAGTGAACTTAATTTACTGCAAGTCTAAAGATCAACTAGCTGACATGTTTACAAAGTCACTACCTATCAACAAACTTGAACTCAAAGAATTGGAGTTTGCAGTTCCAAaagcaaggaggagtgttgaagatatacttttgtaactgcataatattttatttttcatttttaaaataggatttagtaaataagttgatttcctatattttaggagtaagcagttttaatggattagcctagtcaataagtggttctatctttaaggagcaagttagttttaatattctgttttgctaatatcttgttatctaattagtttatcttttgctatttattgtatcgctgctgagaacaatttgaattagaataaaataattctatttcctcCACATACGTATTGTCTTTCTTGTCTcctctgttttttataatttcttcctCAAAACCAACAATGCTAATAAAGTGGCTGAAGCTGAACAAGATGATGGAAGGCGTCATAGAATAAAGAAAGAGTGATGCGGCTGAGAGAAGCAGCTTTTCGCATGGAAGATGTCATCGATGAATATAACATCTCCTGTGAGGATAAGCAACCTGATGATCCTCGATGTGCAGCTTTACTATGTGAGGCTGTTGCCTTCATCAAAACTCAAATCCTTCTCTTTCAAAGTGCGTATAAGATTCAGGATGTTAAATCCCTTGCTCGTGCTGAAAGAGATGGTTTCCAAAGCCATTTTCCTTTAGAGCAAAGACCAACCAGTTCTAGAGGAAATCAAGATGTCACCTGGCAGAAACTTAGAAGGGATCCTCTCTTTATTGAGGAGGATGAGGTTGTGGAGCTCGATAACGATAGAGCTACATTGAAATATTGGTTGACAAATGGAAGAGAAAAGCGCACAGTCATCTCCGTGGTGGGAATTGCAGGGGTGGGAAAAACAACTCTTGCCAAGCAAGTTTATGACCAGGTGCGTAACAATTTCGAGTGCCATGCATTGATCACAGTTTCTCAATCCTACTCTGTAGAAGGATTGCTGAGGCATATGTTGAATGAGCTTTGCAAAGAAAACAAGGAGGACCATCCCAAGGATGTTTCTACCATCGAGTCGTTGACAGAAGAAGTCAGAAACCGCTTGCGCAACAAGAGGTATGTTGTCTTGTTTGATGACGTATGGAATGGAAAATTTTGGGATCACATTGAATCTGCTGTAATTGATAAGAAAAATGGAAGTAGGATATTAATCACAACCAGGGATGAGAAGGTTGCAGAATATTGTAGGAAATCATCATTTGTTGAGGTGCATAAGCTAGAGAAACCTTTAACTGAAGAAGAATCTTTGAAATTGTTCTGTAAGAAGGCATTTCAGTATAGTTCCGATGGAGATTGTCCAGAAGAACTTAAAGATATATCTCTTGAAATTGTTAGAAACTGTAAAGGTTTACCTCTAGCAATAGTGGCCATTGGTGGTCTTTTGTCTCAAAAAGATGAAAGTGCACCTGAATGGGGACAGTTTAGTCGAGATCTAAGTTTAGACTTGGAGAGGAATTCTGAGTTAAATAGTATAACAAAAATTTTAGGTTTAAGTTATGATGATTTGCCGATCAATCTCAGatcatgttttttgtatttCGGAATGTATCCGGAGGACTATGAAGTTCAATCTGATAGACTGATTAGACAGTGGATAGCTGAAGGGTTTGTCAAACATGAAACCGGAAAAACATTGGAAGAAGTTGCGCATCAATATTTATCAGGGTTGGTTCGTAGAAGTTTGGTGCAAGTATCCTCATTTAGAATTGGTGGCAAAGTTAGAAGGTGTCGTGTTCATGACTTAATACACGACATGATCCTTAGAAAAGTCAAGGATACAGGATTTTGTCAGTATATTGACTGGCCTGATCAATCTGTATCAAGTAAGATTGTTCGACACCTGACAATTGCAACCGATGATTTTAGTGGAAGTATAGGAAGCTCACCCATTCGATCAATTCTTATCATGACaggaaaagatgaaaaattatctCAAGACTTGGTAAACAAATTCCCTACAAATTACATGCTACTGAAGGTACTTGATTTTGAAGGTTCTGGTTTACGTTATGTTCCTGAAAATTTGGGGAATTTATGCCACTTGAAGTATTTAAGCTTCCGGTATACATGGATAGAAAGTCTACCAAAATCCGTTGGTAAGCTCCAGAATTTGGAGACCTTGGATATAAGAGACACATATGTGTTTGAGATTCCAGAGGAGATTATGAAGCTTAAAAAGCTACGTCATCTTCTGAGTAACTATATATCTTCAATTCAATGGAAGGATATTGGAGGCATGGCATCCCTACAAGAGATACCTCCAGTGATTATAGATGATGATGGAGTGGTCATTGGAGAGGTTGGAAAGCTAAAGCAGTTAAGGGAACTGACAGTGAGAGATTTTGAGGGAAAACACAAAGAGACTCTGTGTTCCTTGATAAATGAGATGCCACTCTTGGAGAAACTACTTATTGATGCAGCTGATTGGTATGAAGAAATTGACTTGTACATTACGTCACCTATGTCTACACTTAGGAAGCTTGTCCTATGGGGGACGTCAACAAGGTTGACAAATTGGATTTCACAGTTCCCAAATCTTGTGCAACTGTGTTAGCGCAACTCCAGGTTGACTAATGATGCATTGAAGTCACTAAAAAATATGCCAAGGTTGTTGTTCCTCATTTTAAGAGACAATGCTTATGAAGGTGAAACTTTGCATTTTCAATGTGGAGGGTTTCAGAAACTAAAGCAACTGAACCTCGGAAGTTTGGATCAATTGAAGTGCATCCTTATCGACAGAGGAGCACTGTGTTCTGTGGAAGAAATTGTTTTAGAAGGCCTCTCCCAACTCAAAACAGTTCCCTCTGGAATTCAACACCTGGAGAAACTTAAAGATCTCTATATCAACTGCATGCCAACTGAATTTGAGCAGCGCATTGCTCCTGATGGAGGAGAAGACCACTGGATCATCCAAGATGTGCCCCGTGTATGTATTTGGAGCAGGGATGCTTTAGAACCTTCGCATCTATTCGGCAGAAGTCATCACTAAGATGCGtccaaatttgaaaaatgaaggtGCATCTTTTTCACATCTATAACTTTGTAGAATGACATTCgtggcctttttcttttcttcaataaaaaatgCAACCATTATTATCTAATtcctaaaataattacttttgcctcattttctcttctagtatttgcttcatttttctttctctacaACATCTCACGTACAAGTTAGGGATAGAATTGTCTAACAAGTATATGCCTACACCAACCAAAGTTAACGTTTCTTCGTCATAAGATTCTCACCATTATAATCCTTTCTATTATTGTGCTCAGAATTGGTAGATGTTGACCTCAACTggattgagtttttttatttccatgttGATAAGTACTCGAACAATTTCATTGTATCATTTTAAGAAGAAATTAACTTGATGTTTTTATAGGGTCGTAAGCATATATTTCGTGTAAATGTAGTGGATTTTTAAAGTTCCATTACGATAATGtggatttttttcataaattagatTGTGTTAAATGTTCCTAATTTTTATGCTTTGAAGTTTGACCGACTTTGTACAAACATGAATTTTAGGAAAGCACCAAGGGAAGATTGTAAGAGGTGTTCAAATTCGTTCCAATCTTGCGGTTTTTTGAGTGTTAATTATTACGCCCATTTTAGCGTTATTAACACCAACACAATACGAAAAAGCTGAAAATAGTATTCCTATAAAGGCAGACAATTTTTGACAACTGGAAAACTCAGATTCCCTCAAGTTCTTTCTTTTGCTGCCTGTGAAATGGTGGATGAGTGGATTTGAGGCATCAAAGTGCAAGattcatcaaattaattttttaagcttccttcttctctttctctttttttttttgtcttttttctaaaatgcgtacttaaatttttgttaacttGATGTTATTTGAAT
This window harbors:
- the LOC100806606 gene encoding LOW QUALITY PROTEIN: disease resistance protein RPM1 (The sequence of the model RefSeq protein was modified relative to this genomic sequence to represent the inferred CDS: inserted 1 base in 1 codon; substituted 1 base at 1 genomic stop codon), producing MAETAVSLAGQHALPKILEAVKMLRDLPKEVRDITDELESFQDFINDANKVAEAEQDDGRRHRXKERVMRLREAAFRMEDVIDEYNISCEDKQPDDPRCAALLCEAVAFIKTQILLFQSAYKIQDVKSLARAERDGFQSHFPLEQRPTSSRGNQDVTWQKLRRDPLFIEEDEVVELDNDRATLKYWLTNGREKRTVISVVGIAGVGKTTLAKQVYDQVRNNFECHALITVSQSYSVEGLLRHMLNELCKENKEDHPKDVSTIESLTEEVRNRLRNKRYVVLFDDVWNGKFWDHIESAVIDKKNGSRILITTRDEKVAEYCRKSSFVEVHKLEKPLTEEESLKLFCKKAFQYSSDGDCPEELKDISLEIVRNCKGLPLAIVAIGGLLSQKDESAPEWGQFSRDLSLDLERNSELNSITKILGLSYDDLPINLRSCFLYFGMYPEDYEVQSDRLIRQWIAEGFVKHETGKTLEEVAHQYLSGLVRRSLVQVSSFRIGGKVRRCRVHDLIHDMILRKVKDTGFCQYIDWPDQSVSSKIVRHLTIATDDFSGSIGSSPIRSILIMTGKDEKLSQDLVNKFPTNYMLLKVLDFEGSGLRYVPENLGNLCHLKYLSFRYTWIESLPKSVGKLQNLETLDIRDTYVFEIPEEIMKLKKLRHLLSNYISSIQWKDIGGMASLQEIPPVIIDDDGVVIGEVGKLKQLRELTVRDFEGKHKETLCSLINEMPLLEKLLIDAADWYEEIDLYITSPMSTLRKLVLWGTSTRLTNWISQFPNLVQLCXRNSRLTNDALKSLKNMPRLLFLILRDNAYEGETLHFQCGGFQKLKQLNLGSLDQLKCILIDRGALCSVEEIVLEGLSQLKTVPSGIQHLEKLKDLYINCMPTEFEQRIAPDGGEDHWIIQDVPRVCIWSRDALEPSHLFGRSHH